A portion of the Patagioenas fasciata isolate bPatFas1 chromosome W, bPatFas1.hap1, whole genome shotgun sequence genome contains these proteins:
- the CPLX4 gene encoding complexin-4: MAFLMKSMLSNQVKNLGLGGGGEESKEESAPSDPAAAAGMTREEYEEYQKQMVEEKMERDAAFAQKKAERACLRVHLREKYRLPKSELDENQIQMAGDDVGLPEDLQKMVAEDQVEEEDKDSILGQLQNIQNMDMDAIKEKAQATFTEMKQAAEQKCAVM; encoded by the exons ATGGCCTTTCTGATGAAAAGTATGTTGAGCAACCAGGTAAAGAACTTGGGCCTCGGAGGTGGAggggaagaaagcaaagaagaaagcGCTCCTTCCGACCCAGCCGCGGCTGCGGGCATGACCAGAGAGGAGTATGAGGAATATCAAAAGCAGATGGTTGAGGAGAA AATGGAAAGAGATGCGGCATTTGCACAGAAAAAAGCAGAGCGAGCCTGTCTGAGGGTTCATCTGAGAGAAAAGTACAGACTCCCTAAG AGTGAATTGGATGAGAATCAAATACAGATGGCTGGAGATGATGTGGGGTTGCCAGAAGACCTTCAGAAGATGGTGGCAGAAGATCAGGTGGAGGAAGAAGACAAAGACTCTATCCTGGGACAGCTGCAGAACATCCAGAATATGGACATGGATGCGATCAAAGAAAAGGCACAAGCCAccttcactgaaatgaaacaggcTGCTGAGCAGAAATGTGCTGTGATGTAG